The following nucleotide sequence is from Nitrospira sp..
GGATCTGGCCTCAACGGGCGCGGATGGACGCCGACCGGTCGATCTCTACGATTACCCCATGACACTTTCACGCAGGACGGCTCAACTCGCTGCCTGGGACCATACGTATCTCTGGCATCCCTTCACGCAGATGCAGGAATGGGAACGGGACCTGCCGGTCATCATCGAACGGGGACGCGGCTCCTACCTGATCGACACGGAGGGGCGAAAATATTTGGACGGCACGTCGTCGATTTGGGTCAATCTTCATGGTCATCGGCATCCCCGCCTCGATCGAGCGTTGACCGCGCAGCTGCGACAGATCGCCCATTCGACCCTGCTCGGTCTTTCCAACCCCCCCGCCATTCGACTTGCACGGGAGCTCATCCGCGTTGCGCCGAAGGGCCTTACGCGCGTCTTCTATTCCGACAACGGCTCCACGGCGGTCGAGGTGGCTCTCAAGATGGCGGTGCAATATTGGCAGCAACGAGACTCGCAGGCCGGCCCGAAGACGACCTTCCTCCATCTGAAGCTGGCCTACCACGGCGATACGGTGGGCGCCGTCAGCGTGGGCAACATCGAACTCTTCCATGCGCGATTCAAACCGCTGCTGTTCCCTACGTTGGAGGTCGATCCCCCCTACTGCTACCGTTGCCCGCTCGGCTTGACCCATCCCTCCTGCGGTATGGCCTGCGTCGATCCTTTGGAACAGATCCTCCAAACCAGACATCGCGAGATCGCCGCCGTGATCATCGAGCCGCTCGTGCAAGCGGCGGCGGGAATGATGACCGCACCTCGAGGGTACCTGAAGCGCGTGCGTGAACTCTGCACGCAATACGACGTACTCCTGATCGCCGATGAAGTCGCGACCGGATTCGGACGGACAGGGAAACTCTTCGCCTGTGAGCACGAACGCGTCACGCCGGACCTGATGGCCATCAGTAAGGGGCTGACGGGCGGCTATATGCCCTTGGCGGCCACCTTGGCGACGGAAGACATCTATCGCGCGTTTCTCGGTCGCTATGACGAATGGAAGACGTTTTTCCACGGCCACAGTTATACGGGCAATCCCCTGGGATGCGCGGTGGCGCTTGCGAATCTCGAAATCTTCCGCGAGGGGAAGACCCTCATGGGCGTGCGACGGAAGGCTGCGCTCCTCCGGCGGTTGCTGCGACCGTTTACTCACCTGAAGGCCGTGGGCGACATTCGCCAATGCGGACTGATGGTCGGCATCGAGCTGGTGGAGGATCGAGAGACTCGCAGGCCCTACCCGATTGAACTGCGCATCGGGCACCGCGTTGCCCTGGCTTGTCGCGCGCACGGATTACTGCTGCGGCCGCTCGGCAACGTCCTCGTTCTCCTGCCGCCGCTCTCTGTCAGCGAGCACGAACTCAGCCGGATGGTGTCAATTTTGAACAGGGCCATCGTCGACACGACAGAGGCCCAGGCCTCCCTCTCCTAAGCATTCCTTCATAAGCCCTCTTTCTTCACGGCGTTCAATGAGCGTTCCCTGTGCGGGTGTGACGATGTTCACTTCCGGACGCGCGCTGCGCGGTTTGTGTCCGGCCTGCCTGACGACCTGACGAAATAAAATCGAGTGCTAGACTTCAGGTCATGTTGCGTGACGCTGTTGTCTGTTGTGGTTGCGCCTCATGAATCGGTGCCGGGCGCTGTGGCTCCTGGGCGTCTCGCTCCTGCTTCCTCTTGAAGCCTCCGCGGACCAGACTCCACCATCCAATCTCTTACTCGAGCGGATCCAACTGAGCGATGCCGCACGGGTGTCCGGGTCCGGGGCCATTCCCTATTCCATTGCCACGCCGGTGCTCCATACCTCATTTCGTGCTACCTCCTTCGTTCCTCCGACGACTTCGACCAGGCTCAAGGACCTGGTTCCGGATTCCGAGCGGCCGCAGACCAAAGGGATTGCCGCGGCCTCCACGTTTTTGAAGGGACAGTTTTCCTTGGAAGGCGAGGTTGCCAACAATGCCACCAACGATGCCGGCATGCCGGCCCGTATCGACCAGCGCGACGACGGGACGAGGCGCATGGTGCGTATGGCCATGACGGGGATGACGGGGGCGTTCCGCTACGGCGTCACTTACCGTTCGGCGGGGCGAGCCTTCTTCAATTCGCCCGATCAAACGGTGCGCGAAATGTGGGGGGAATATGCCCTCGGGTTTGCGAAGGTACGGAGCTCGGCCGGACAGACCTGGAATAATGTGGACTTGGATCCCAGCCGGGCGCGGATCCAACAGACGTTTCACCGCATCGGTCTGGCAGTCACCAAACCGGCCTGGCCGGAACTGAGCGTCACCTACGCCCGCAGCTCGCTGGCCAGCACGTTCGACCCGATGGGGACCGTGCCGCAGCGCAGCCAGAGCAACAGCATGGAAGCGGCGCTCGCCTACAGCGGTCTGACGTGGAACGCCAAACTATCCTCCAGTTATATCCTGACGAGCGATGCGGCTCGTGGGGGTGCCCACACGACTGCGTTGGCTCAAACCTTCACAGCCGTGTATCGGCCGATCAATACCCTGACCCTGACGCCGACCCTCAGTTACAGAACGGAGACGCAAAGTTGGTCGGGAGCGAAGATTCAGACGCCGATGGCCTCCTTGTCCGTGCTGTATAAACAGAGTCAGCGGTTGTTGGTAAGTGCGATGGGAGGATACACGAGCAGCAGGTCGAGTGATCGGCTGACGACTCTGGAGAGTGTCGTTGGAAAAGGCATGTTCGCTTTCTCGCTCGAGCCAATCTACGGCCACCCGACCACGATCTCCCTCGAAGCCTCCTACAGCAATACGACCAATCGTGCGGTCTCGGGGCTCGATAGCGAAGACCTGTCAGGCCTCCTGCGGATCCTGGTCGCCTCACTCTGACCGATCGGAATCCTGATCCGCCTAAGCTCCTTCGGTAGAGGCTCCCGTCGCCGTCAATCGTTTGATCTGTGACGGCGTGAGCACGATTCGCTCACCTGCCGACAGCCCTTCCAGAACCGTTACCTGGCTGCCCACGACCCCTTCGATGACCACCGCCCGCTCTTCATACCGGTCCTGATCGTGTCGGACGATGACCCACTGTTTTCCGGATCGTTCGACGACGGCCTGTCTGGGAATCATGAATGTCGGGCCGCCGCCCCGGCCCGCAAGCATCAGGCGAGCGAACATTTCCGGCTTGAGCCGACCGCTGTCGTTGGAGACCGATGCCCGGATTTTGATGGTGCGGGTGGCCGGATCGACCACGTCCCCGATGACGGCAATGGCGGCGGGGAAGGTCAGGCCCGGGTAGGCTTCGACCGTCATGTCGGCGATGGAACCGACGCGGATGCCGGAAAGATCGCGTTCATACACGTCGGCGATGACTTGAAGGCGCCTGAGATCGGCAACCGTGAACAGCGGGCTGGCCGTGTCTGGTCCCACCATCTGTCCCGGCGTGACGTTCCGCTCGACCACCGTGCCTGTTAAGGGACTGCGCAGGGCGAAGCGTGAGGTGATTTGTTGTTGGTCGAGCGGCTTGCTGAGTTCCTCCGCCGGCACGCGAAGGGATAATAACCGCTCCTTGGCCTGCTTGAACTCGGCGCGTTCGCGGTTCAGGTCGTTCTCCGCATGCTCCAGATCTTTCCGGGACATGGCCTGCGCATCGTAGAGATCCTTCGTCAGCTCATAATTGCGTTCGGCGAGACCGAGTTCCGAGATTTCCTCGACGTAGGCCGCATAGGCCTTGGCGATATCGGCGGCATCGATGACCATAAGGATGTCACCCGCCTTCACCGTCTGGCCCAGTTTCACCCGCACATCCAGCACCGGCCCCTCCAGGGGGGACGAGATTCGGGAGAACCCGTCTTCCGCATAGGTGACGCGGGCGGAGAGGGTCAGGTTCGGATGGTCTGCGGCGGCTTGGACCAGCAGTGTTGGAATCTCGGCCGTCGGCGTAGGGTGCGCGTCGGCGCCGGTCGGGGCCGTGGGAGATGAATCGGGCTGTGTACAGGCCGCAAGGGCACAACCGAAGACGATTGGGCCGAGATGCCGGAGGAGAGCGTGATTCATGGTGAAGCCAACCAACCGTAGAGGTGTTGTGTTCATTACAGCACCGTGCTCTTTGGGCTGTCAACGAGGTCGGACTGGAGAAGGTGGAGAGTGCGGTTGGGGACGAGGCGATTCACGCTCCGCTCAGCAGAGTTCGATCCTGGCTCCACGGTCCACGTGAAGTCGGTCTGCGGCGCGGCCCTCTTTCAGAAACACTTCCAGGTACCCATTGCTGTTGATCAAGGCCTGCGGGTGGTCCGCAGACCCGTCACTGTAAGTCCTCACGAGACCGTCGATGGTCAAGCCTCCGATGCGGATGTAGGGCTCCGATCGCTTCGTCACACCCCGCACCTCTTTCACATGATAGGGCGTGAGGTTCGTAATGAGGTTGCCGAAGCGATCGATGTACATGATCTGGCCGGCCATCACATGTTTGTCCCAAGCCGGTTCGGATGAGGCGAGCCGTTCGTAGCTGGGGGTCAGGCGGCCGAACGAACCGAGCGGTTGGTTCTTCGTCAGCCAGGCTGCGGCTGGGGCGAACAGGTCACGGCCGTCAAAGGTGGCGCCTTCGGAGTCCAAACGGTACTGCCGATTCTCGATCTGCCTGACTTCGACGGCGCTTTCCTCTTGGTAAATGTGGGTGAAGATACCGTTGTCGGGGCCGATAAAAAAATAGCGCGATGACGACAGCAGCAGCGGTCGCCTGGTCCCGCCGACGCCAGGATCGACTACGGCGATGTGGATGGTGCCGTCCGGGAAATATCGGTAACAGGACTTCAAGAGGTAGGCGGCGTCCGCGACATCATGCGGGGTGACCTGGTGGGACAGGTCGACGATGTGTGCCTGCGGGTTGATGTTCAAGATGACGCCCTTCATGCTGGCCACGAAGTAATCGCGGTCGCCGAAGTCCGTCAAGAGGGTGATGAGGGGAATCGCCGCGGGCATGGATCACACCCTACAACTCATCGAAGCGGATTTCGATGACTTCATACTCCACCACACGAGCAGGTGTGATCACTTCCACCAGATCCCCGACCCGTTTACCGATGAGGGCTCGACCGACCGGCGACTGCACCGAAATACGTGCCTGTTTCAAATCGGCTTCGTCTTGTCCGACCAGCGTGTACTGTTTCCGTTCCTGGGCTTCCTGCTCGATCAGGACGACGGTAGCCCCGAAGACCACGGTCTCACTCGTGCGGCCGGCCGTGTCGATGATGCGGGCGTCGGCCAGTTTGCCCTTCAATTCGGCCAATCTGGCTTCGATGAAGCCCTGGCGTTCTTTGGCCGCGTCGTATTCCGCGTTCTCGCTGAGGTCGCCGTGTGCGCGGGCTTCCGCGATCGCCTCGATTACCCGCGGCCGCTCGACCTTGTGCAGACGATCCAATTCAGCCTTCAGCGCTTCGTATCCTTTTCTCGTGATCGGTGTCGGCATGCCTCCCTCCCGATGACCATCCTTCACTGCACCCGGTGATACTCCTGCAAGGCGCGAATGGCAAGCCCCTTTTTGAGCAGGGCTTCAATGCCCATCACCGCGGCCAGTGCTCCCCGCATGGTGGTGTAGTAGGGCACGCCCTTGTGCAAGGCTTCCCGTCGAATGGAGAGGGAGTCGGTCTGCGCCGACGCCGTACGCACGGTATTGACCACCAGGGCCACCTCCCCGTTCTTGATGTGATCGACCACGTGCGGTCGACCTTCCTGAACTTTGTTGACCACGTCGACCGTGAGCCCCTGCTCGCTCAAGTAGAGCGCCGTCCCCGAGGTGGCCGTGATGCGGAATCCCAAGGCGGCCAACCGTCGCGCAACATCATGGGCTCCCGCACGATCATCGCTTTTCACGCTGATGAAGGCCGTCCCCG
It contains:
- the bioA gene encoding adenosylmethionine--8-amino-7-oxononanoate transaminase, coding for MTLSRRTAQLAAWDHTYLWHPFTQMQEWERDLPVIIERGRGSYLIDTEGRKYLDGTSSIWVNLHGHRHPRLDRALTAQLRQIAHSTLLGLSNPPAIRLARELIRVAPKGLTRVFYSDNGSTAVEVALKMAVQYWQQRDSQAGPKTTFLHLKLAYHGDTVGAVSVGNIELFHARFKPLLFPTLEVDPPYCYRCPLGLTHPSCGMACVDPLEQILQTRHREIAAVIIEPLVQAAAGMMTAPRGYLKRVRELCTQYDVLLIADEVATGFGRTGKLFACEHERVTPDLMAISKGLTGGYMPLAATLATEDIYRAFLGRYDEWKTFFHGHSYTGNPLGCAVALANLEIFREGKTLMGVRRKAALLRRLLRPFTHLKAVGDIRQCGLMVGIELVEDRETRRPYPIELRIGHRVALACRAHGLLLRPLGNVLVLLPPLSVSEHELSRMVSILNRAIVDTTEAQASLS
- a CDS encoding efflux RND transporter periplasmic adaptor subunit; amino-acid sequence: MNHALLRHLGPIVFGCALAACTQPDSSPTAPTGADAHPTPTAEIPTLLVQAAADHPNLTLSARVTYAEDGFSRISSPLEGPVLDVRVKLGQTVKAGDILMVIDAADIAKAYAAYVEEISELGLAERNYELTKDLYDAQAMSRKDLEHAENDLNRERAEFKQAKERLLSLRVPAEELSKPLDQQQITSRFALRSPLTGTVVERNVTPGQMVGPDTASPLFTVADLRRLQVIADVYERDLSGIRVGSIADMTVEAYPGLTFPAAIAVIGDVVDPATRTIKIRASVSNDSGRLKPEMFARLMLAGRGGGPTFMIPRQAVVERSGKQWVIVRHDQDRYEERAVVIEGVVGSQVTVLEGLSAGERIVLTPSQIKRLTATGASTEGA
- the greA gene encoding transcription elongation factor GreA; translation: MPTPITRKGYEALKAELDRLHKVERPRVIEAIAEARAHGDLSENAEYDAAKERQGFIEARLAELKGKLADARIIDTAGRTSETVVFGATVVLIEQEAQERKQYTLVGQDEADLKQARISVQSPVGRALIGKRVGDLVEVITPARVVEYEVIEIRFDEL
- a CDS encoding SAM-dependent chlorinase/fluorinase, with protein sequence MPAAIPLITLLTDFGDRDYFVASMKGVILNINPQAHIVDLSHQVTPHDVADAAYLLKSCYRYFPDGTIHIAVVDPGVGGTRRPLLLSSSRYFFIGPDNGIFTHIYQEESAVEVRQIENRQYRLDSEGATFDGRDLFAPAAAWLTKNQPLGSFGRLTPSYERLASSEPAWDKHVMAGQIMYIDRFGNLITNLTPYHVKEVRGVTKRSEPYIRIGGLTIDGLVRTYSDGSADHPQALINSNGYLEVFLKEGRAADRLHVDRGARIELC